In the Mesorhizobium sp. M1D.F.Ca.ET.043.01.1.1 genome, GACGGCGTTGAGAAATGCGACGACGCAGGACATGACGATCAGTGACGGCGAGGCCTTCCTCGATGCCCTGGCGGCGGATGGTTTTGTCGGACCTGTCGGCGTCGTCGGCTATTGCATGGGCGGCGCGCGGGCGTTGAACGCTGCGGCGGCTTATCCCGGCCGCATCGCCGCCGCAGCGAGCTTCCATGGCGGCAATCTGGCAAGCGACGCGCCCGACAGTCCACACCTCAAAGCGGCGTCGATCAAGGCGCGCGTCTATGTCGGCGTCGCCGGCGTCGACGGCAGCTTTCCGCCGGAGCAGTCGGCGCGGCTGGCCGAGGCCTTGCGCGTGGCGGAGGTCGACCACGTGATCGAGAACTATGTCGGCATGGCGCATGGCTGGTGCGTGCCGGACCATGGCGTCTTCGACAAAGCCGGCGCCGAGCGGCACTGGAAGCGGCTGACCACGTTCTTCGGTGAGACCCTCGGATAGGTTTCGCCCGCGCGGCGCGGCGAAGCCTCGGCCCAGCGCAGGCCGCGCCGCCCTTCGGGCGTTTGTCATGCGAAAGGCCAAGCACTTGGCTTTTCGCCCCGCTGCGTGGGCCATTCCCGTGAACAGGAGGAAAGCAGCGCCCCAAAAAAATCTTTCCATCGCCCCAAGGATTGGCCATTAGCCTTCGTCCAACGGGCAAATGACGGCGATGATGCTGGACGACAGCGAAGCCTCCGATGCCGACTTGATCGGGCGGGCGAGGGGCGGAGACAGGGGGGCTTTCGGCAAACTGCTCGAAAGGCACTATGGCTTCGTCTATCGCGCCGCCTATCGCTGGTGCGGCCGCAAGGCCGATGCGGAGGACATAGCCCAGGACGTCTGCGTGCGGCTCGGCCGGGCGATCCGCGACTATCAGGGCAACGGCGCCTTCACGACATGGCTCTACGCCATGACGCTTAACGCGGCGCGCGATATGATTCGCAAGCGGGCGCGCGACACCGCCAAGACCGAAGCCTTTGGCACCTACACGCTGATTGCGGGGGAGGGCTCGGGGGAAGCTCATGACCCGGCCGAGGCGCTGTGGGCGGCGGTGCGGATGCTGCCGGACAAGCAGCGCGACGCGGTGCTGCTGGTCTATGGCGAAGGGCTGAGCCATGCCGCGGCGGCGGAGGTGATGGCAATCTCGGAGACGACGGTTTCCTGGCACATCCATGAAGCGAAGAAACGGCTGAAGCTGCTCATGCGTTCAACCGGGGAAGTGTGACCATGGTCGACGACAACGAACTCGAAAGGCTGCGCGACATCGCGGTGCCGGCGCCGGACGGCGAGGCGAAAGCCCGCGCGTTCGCTGCTGCGATGAGCGCCTTCGAGGCCCAAGAAAAAATTTCGACCGCCTCCCAAGGAACCGCGGCAGGCCTTCGTCTCACGGAGCGAGCAAGAAAGCTCTGGAGAGAGATCATGCAACGGAAACTCATTGCCACGCCGGCCATCACCGCTCTGGTCGCGCTGCCTATCGCCGGATATGCCGCTTTCGAGATGTTGAAGGAGCAGCCGCCTGCCATCGGCGGCAACGACAAGATCACCGAGACGCTGGCCGACAAGCCGGTGGCGCAGAAGCCCGCGGCCAACAGGCTGGCGAACAACGAGCCGCTGGCGGCTGCGCCCGCCAAGGAGAAGAAGACCGACGCCGAAAGTGAGGGTCGTCTCAAGGATGAGGCGGAGATCGCGCCGGCGGCGCCGCCGAAGCCGGCCACCGAAGTCGACAACCTGGGCAATCAGGAAACGACGCCCGAGGCGGCGCCTTCGCCGGCGCCGGCTGGGACAGCTGGCGACAAAGCTGCGGCGAGCGACGGGGTGGTTCGAATGGGCTTTTCGGCCCCGGGTGATGCAGCGAAGTTGAGACGCGCGCCTGGTGCCGTCGCCGATTCCAAGCTGATGGTGCAGCCCGCGCCGATGCCGTCCGACCAAATGCAGCCGCAGGAGGAAAACCGCGACCGCATCGAGACCTTCAAGACCAATCCGGTGCACCAAGCCGCCCAGGATCCGGTCTCGACTTTCTCGATCGATGTCGACACGGCGTCCTATTCCTTCGTGCGGCGCTCGCTGAAGGAAGGCGCTCTGCCCGACCCGGACACGGTCCGCGTCGAGGAGATGATCAACTACTTCCCCTATGACTGGAAGGGTCCGGATTCGGCCGCGACGCCGTTCAACTCGACCGTCACCGTCATGCCTACGCCCTGGAACGAGCGCACCAAGCTGATGCATGTCGCGATCAAGGGTTTCGACGTGAAGCCGGCCGCGGCGCCCAAGGCCAACCTGGTGTTCCTGATCGACGTGTCGGGCTCGATGGACGAGCCGGACAAGCTGCCGCTCTTGAAGTCCGCCTTCCGGCTGCTGGTTAGCAAGCTGAAGCCCGACGACACCGTTTCCATCGTCACCTATGCCGGCAATGCCGGCACGGTGCTGATGCCGACGAAGGCTGCGGAAAAGCAGAAGATCCTTTCGGCCATCGACAATCTGGAGCCTGGTGGATCGACGGCCGGCGAGGCGGGCATCAAGGAAGCCTACAAGCTTGCGCAGCAGTCCTTCGTCAAGGACGGCGTCAACCGCGTGATGCTGGCCACGGACGGCGACTTCAACGTCGGCCAGACCGATGACGATGACCTCAAGCACCTGATCGAGAAGGAGCGCAAGACCGGAGTGTTCCTCTCGGTGTTCGGTTTCGGCCGCGGCAATCTCAACGATCAGATGATGCAGACCATCGCGCAGAACGGCAACGGCACGGCGGCCTATATCGACACGCTTGCCGAGGCCGAGAAGGTGCTGGTCGAGGACGCATCCTCGACGCTGTTCACCATCGCCAAGGACGTCAAGATCCAGGTCGAGTTCAACCCGGCGAACGTCTCGGAATACCGCTTGGTTGGCTACGAGACCCGCGCCTTGAAGCGTGAGGATTTCAACAACGACCGCGTCGATGCCGGCGATATCGGCTCCGGCCATTCGGTGTCGGCGATCTACGAGATCACGCCCAAGGGCAGCGGCGCCGAGCAGGTCGATCCGCTGCGTTACGGCCAGGCGAAGGTCGACAATGGCGGCGTCGCCAATGCGGACGAATATGCCTTCGTCAAGATCCGCTACAAGCTGCCGAACGAGGATGTCTCGAAGCTGATCACCACGCCGGTGACCGCCGCCAACGAGGTGCGGTCCTTCGACGAGGCAGGAAGCGACCAGCGGTTCTCGGTCGCGGTCGCGGCCTTCGGGCAGAAGCTGCGCGACGAGGATCAGACGGCCAATTTCGGCTACGACCGGATCCTGGAGATCGCCAACGCCGCCCGCGGCGCCGATCCGTTCGGCTACAGGGCCGAATTCTTGTCGCTGGTGCGGCTTGCCTCGTCGCTGGGAACCAACAAATAGGACGTGCGGCGTCTTTTGAGCAAAGGGCCGGCGTGGAAAACCGCCGGCCTTTTTCCGATCGTTAAATTGCGTGGCTTTTCCGGAACTTCATCGCAATGCCCTCCTGTTAGTCAAAGCTGATAGACGGCTTGAGGGGATGGAATTGCATATCACCGGGAACGTGGCTTCGACCGCGGGAAATCTTCAGGCGCGAGCACCGTCCCCTCCGTCGGCTGAATCCGCGCGTATCAGGAACGATGTCGACGCGGCCCGCAACACGGCGCTCTCGGCGCTGAACAACGACCGCTTCCGCGTAATGCTGGAACAGATCAGCGACCCGCGCGCGTCGGGCGCGTTGATGACGCTGAGTGCTGACAGCAACAACAGCGCCGCTACCGACCTCAATACAGCGCTGTCGCGTTACGCCGAGAACAGCGAGTAAGCAGCACAATTTCAGGCGCGGCTGCGCCGGCGCTCGCGACGACCTTCACCGGCCTCGGCCGAACCGGCCGAGGCGATCTTGTTGCGCATCGGACCGATGCGCTCGACGATCGTCTCGACGGTCGGACGCGCCGACTTTTTATGCGCGTCGAGCGCCTTGCGCATCGCGGCGAGGTGGGCGAACGAGGTGCCGCAGCAGCCGCCGACGATTTTCGCGCCGGCGTCGACCGCCAGCCGGACATAGTCGGCCATCAGCTCGGGCGTGCCGGAATAGTGGATCTCGCTGCCGCGGAATTCCGGAATGCCGCAATTGCCCTTGACGATCACGGTGGCCTCCGGCTTCGCGTCGGTCATGTCGAGCAGCGAGGCCAGGATGTCGGCGGCACCGACGCCGCAATTGGCACCGACGCCGAGCGGCGCCTGCGACAGCCCGTCGGCGACGCCGTGGATGTCCTTCGGCAGCAGCCCCATCATGGTGCGGCCGGCGGTGTCGAAGGAGCCGGTGTAGGTGTAGGGCAGGCCGACGCGGATCGCCGCTTCGGCCGCGGCGCGGATCTCGTCCGGCGCCGACATGGTCTCGATCCAGGCGACTTCGGCGCCGCCGGCCTTCAAGCCTTCGATCTGCTCGGCAAAGGCATCGACCGCGTCCTCATAGGTCATGGCGCCGAGCGGCACCAGCAACTCGCCGGTCGGGCCGACCGAGCCGGCGACAATCACCTTGCGGCCGGCCTTGTCGGCGACGGAGCGGGCGATTTCGGCGGCGCGCTTGTTGAGCTCGTAAACGCGGTCCTGCGCATGATGCAGCTTCAGCCGGTGCCGGGTGCCGCCGAAGGAATTGGTCAGGATGATGTCGGCGCCGGCATCGACGAAATTCTGATGCAGGCTGGCGATGGTGGCAGGCGCTGTCTCGTTGAGCAGCTCGGGCGCTTCACCGGCCTCGAGGCCCATGGCGAACAAATTCGTGCCGGTGGCGCCGTCAGCCAAAAGCACGCCTTTTTCGGCAAGCAATGCGTCGATCGGATTGGTCGCGGTCATGGCTTTGGCTTTCGTATCCTGAATTCGGATAACGATATAAAGAAGTCTTTATGTCCCGTCAATGAATTTGCGGTCGCGACGGTGTACCGGATAACCGCCTTTCCGGCCTGAGAGTGATCTTGACCTCGATGCAGGGGCCGCCGTTGGTCAGATGCTGACCGCAAGGCACGACGACGATGATGAAACGTTCAGACGGAGACTGAAGGGAAGGACATGCCGGCCAACCTTTGCGTGAAGCTCGCCGCCTCATGCGCGTTGATGTCGGCGGCGCGGATCAGATTGTCGAAATGGCTGGTCAGGGTGCGGACCGGCTGGGTGGCGTTCAGCACCAGATACATGTCGCCGACGTAGATCGCGGCGCGGTAGGGACCGAAGATCGTGTAGGGGATCGAATAGCGCATGCGGCCGTCATAAAGGAACAGTCGGAAGGTCGGGTAAAGGTCGTCGAGCAGCGTTGCCATGTGCAGCAATTGCTTGCGGCGCTCGGCTTCCGGGAAACGATCCCAGACGCCGAGACCGCGCGCGAAGATCTCCAGCGTATGACGCGGCATGCAGACCTCCATATCGGTCTCGGGCCGCCTGTTGTAGTCGATACGGTATTGCGTTTCGCCGGCCTGCGCCTCGCGGCTCTTGTTGGCAATGCCGGCCTCGTACTCGACCAGCGCCTCGGTGCGCAGGAGGTCCGGAATGCCCGCAGGCACGTAGCGGATCTTGGTGCCGGCCGCCTCGGCGTGCCATTTGGCGAGCAGCGTGCGGTCGAAGCCGTCGGGCGCCTCCTCGATCTCCAGGCTCTCGCGGATCTCGCCGGTGACGCCTTCGTCCTGGCTCAGGCCCAGCAGCCAGTCGAGCGACACCTTGAACTCGGCGGCGATGTTGAGAAGCGTCTCGGCGCGGGGCAGGCGGGTCGAGGCGCCGGACAGCAGCTGCGACAGCGCCGATCGGTCGATGCCGACGGCGGTCGCGAAGGCCGACTGGTTCAAGTCGGAGCGTGTCAGTAGCAATTTCAGACGCTCCCGGAAGATCGTCGACAGATCTCGCTTATCCATCACGCCACTCCTGTGCCGAGGAGGAAAAATTTGCGCCGGGGCCTTTCTGACGACTGCTCAGGCGCAAATGAATCCCCAGGTTTGTTTACAAAGTATAACATCTGCAGCTAAAAATGCGCATTCGCAACAGTTTGTGCGCTTTGTCGCGTTGCGACAACGGCGGGCTCCTGACACAATGTTGTCAGGAATCAAACTGGTTCCGGCGACTGGAGGGCAGTGGTCGATAGCATGACTGGCATAAGCAAGAGACGCAGCAGCACACCGGCCGTGGAATGGCCGACGGTATTCCTCACACTCTTCTGCTATGGCGCCTGGCTCGCCACCGGCTTCCTGCTTTGGCCTTCCCATCCCCTGCTGGCGCTCGCCATCCTCGCCCTGATACTGGCCCTGCAATCCTCGCTGATGCACGAAGTGCTGCACGGGCACCCGACCCGCAACGCCAGGATCAATGAAGCCTTCGTCTTCCTGCCGATCGGCCTGGTCTGGCCGTTCCGCCGCTTCAAGGCGATCCATCTTCGCCATCATGCCGACGAGCGGCTGACCGATCCGCTGGACGATCCGGAAAGCTATTATCAGGCGCTCTGGATGCATGCGGAAATGCCGCCGGCAATGAAGTTCCTGCTCAAGATCAACAACACCATGGTCGGCCGTTTGATCCTCGGCCCGTGGCTGTCGTCGATCGGCTTCTTCATCGACGATGCCAGGCAGATGGCCGCGGGTGACAAGGCGATCCGCAAGGGCTGGCTGCTGCATGCCGTCGGCCTCGCCGTGGTCGTGCCGATCGTGACCTTCGGCTTCGGCATCCCGCTCTGGCTCTACATTCTGGTGCCGGTGTGGCTCGGCCAGTCGCTGATCTCGGTGCGCACCTATGCCGAGCACCAATGGTCGGAGCATCCGGAAGGCCGCACGATCATCGTCGAGCGGTCGCCGCTCTCCTACCTGTTCCTCAACAACAACCTGCATTTCGTGCACCACAAGAGCCCGACGGTTGCCTGGTACAGATTGCCGAAGATGTTTCGCGATCGCCGCGAAGAATGGCTGCGGATGAACAACGGCTATGTCTATCCGAATTACTTCGCGCTGATCAAATCCTTTGCCTTCAAGGCCAAGGAACCGGTAGTGCATCCGGTGCTGCGCCGCGCGCCCGAACCCGGCCGCGCCTTCAAGCCGCGCATCAGAGCGCGTAATGTGAACGGACTTGGAACGGCTCCCGTGCCGGCTGAGCCGCCCAAGGAATAATTCGACTTTCCGCGACTGTTTTTTCGCCGCGGGACGCAGGCACCGACGGTAGCCTGTTTCTGAAAGCTGTTCGTTATGAGCAAATTGGTTGCGGCCTTGCCGATGTATGACTGGCCCGAGGCGCGTGGCGAGGTCGACGCGCAATGGGCGCGGCTTCGCGATGCGTTCCGGCAGAAGGGCATCGATGCGCCGGAGAAAATGGTGCGCAGCAATCGCGACCTGCCGCCGGTACCCGACGGCATCCGCGACGGCGCAGGAAAGCTGATCGCCCCCGACCCGGCGACATTGCCGCCGGACGAGTTCGATTTTCGCCAACTGTGGCTGAGCCCTGCGCTGCTTTTCGGGCAAACCTGCTGGGGGCCGATGGAACTCGGCTTGGCCCGGCATGTGCAGGTGGTTGCCCAGCCTGACTACGACGGATTCGAGGGCGG is a window encoding:
- a CDS encoding dienelactone hydrolase family protein, with the protein product MAKQEIEIKTQDGTAKARLFRPASPARAGVILYMDIFGPRPALDEIAERLAGHDYAVLVPDLFYRSAPYGPFDPKTAFGGERTKAELTALRNATTQDMTISDGEAFLDALAADGFVGPVGVVGYCMGGARALNAAAAYPGRIAAAASFHGGNLASDAPDSPHLKAASIKARVYVGVAGVDGSFPPEQSARLAEALRVAEVDHVIENYVGMAHGWCVPDHGVFDKAGAERHWKRLTTFFGETLG
- a CDS encoding RNA polymerase sigma factor, with product MTAMMLDDSEASDADLIGRARGGDRGAFGKLLERHYGFVYRAAYRWCGRKADAEDIAQDVCVRLGRAIRDYQGNGAFTTWLYAMTLNAARDMIRKRARDTAKTEAFGTYTLIAGEGSGEAHDPAEALWAAVRMLPDKQRDAVLLVYGEGLSHAAAAEVMAISETTVSWHIHEAKKRLKLLMRSTGEV
- a CDS encoding VWA domain-containing protein, which produces MVDDNELERLRDIAVPAPDGEAKARAFAAAMSAFEAQEKISTASQGTAAGLRLTERARKLWREIMQRKLIATPAITALVALPIAGYAAFEMLKEQPPAIGGNDKITETLADKPVAQKPAANRLANNEPLAAAPAKEKKTDAESEGRLKDEAEIAPAAPPKPATEVDNLGNQETTPEAAPSPAPAGTAGDKAAASDGVVRMGFSAPGDAAKLRRAPGAVADSKLMVQPAPMPSDQMQPQEENRDRIETFKTNPVHQAAQDPVSTFSIDVDTASYSFVRRSLKEGALPDPDTVRVEEMINYFPYDWKGPDSAATPFNSTVTVMPTPWNERTKLMHVAIKGFDVKPAAAPKANLVFLIDVSGSMDEPDKLPLLKSAFRLLVSKLKPDDTVSIVTYAGNAGTVLMPTKAAEKQKILSAIDNLEPGGSTAGEAGIKEAYKLAQQSFVKDGVNRVMLATDGDFNVGQTDDDDLKHLIEKERKTGVFLSVFGFGRGNLNDQMMQTIAQNGNGTAAYIDTLAEAEKVLVEDASSTLFTIAKDVKIQVEFNPANVSEYRLVGYETRALKREDFNNDRVDAGDIGSGHSVSAIYEITPKGSGAEQVDPLRYGQAKVDNGGVANADEYAFVKIRYKLPNEDVSKLITTPVTAANEVRSFDEAGSDQRFSVAVAAFGQKLRDEDQTANFGYDRILEIANAARGADPFGYRAEFLSLVRLASSLGTNK
- the bmt gene encoding betaine--homocysteine S-methyltransferase: MTATNPIDALLAEKGVLLADGATGTNLFAMGLEAGEAPELLNETAPATIASLHQNFVDAGADIILTNSFGGTRHRLKLHHAQDRVYELNKRAAEIARSVADKAGRKVIVAGSVGPTGELLVPLGAMTYEDAVDAFAEQIEGLKAGGAEVAWIETMSAPDEIRAAAEAAIRVGLPYTYTGSFDTAGRTMMGLLPKDIHGVADGLSQAPLGVGANCGVGAADILASLLDMTDAKPEATVIVKGNCGIPEFRGSEIHYSGTPELMADYVRLAVDAGAKIVGGCCGTSFAHLAAMRKALDAHKKSARPTVETIVERIGPMRNKIASAGSAEAGEGRRERRRSRA
- a CDS encoding helix-turn-helix transcriptional regulator, with the translated sequence MDKRDLSTIFRERLKLLLTRSDLNQSAFATAVGIDRSALSQLLSGASTRLPRAETLLNIAAEFKVSLDWLLGLSQDEGVTGEIRESLEIEEAPDGFDRTLLAKWHAEAAGTKIRYVPAGIPDLLRTEALVEYEAGIANKSREAQAGETQYRIDYNRRPETDMEVCMPRHTLEIFARGLGVWDRFPEAERRKQLLHMATLLDDLYPTFRLFLYDGRMRYSIPYTIFGPYRAAIYVGDMYLVLNATQPVRTLTSHFDNLIRAADINAHEAASFTQRLAGMSFPSVSV
- a CDS encoding fatty acid desaturase → MTGISKRRSSTPAVEWPTVFLTLFCYGAWLATGFLLWPSHPLLALAILALILALQSSLMHEVLHGHPTRNARINEAFVFLPIGLVWPFRRFKAIHLRHHADERLTDPLDDPESYYQALWMHAEMPPAMKFLLKINNTMVGRLILGPWLSSIGFFIDDARQMAAGDKAIRKGWLLHAVGLAVVVPIVTFGFGIPLWLYILVPVWLGQSLISVRTYAEHQWSEHPEGRTIIVERSPLSYLFLNNNLHFVHHKSPTVAWYRLPKMFRDRREEWLRMNNGYVYPNYFALIKSFAFKAKEPVVHPVLRRAPEPGRAFKPRIRARNVNGLGTAPVPAEPPKE